In the genome of Halosolutus amylolyticus, the window CGAGATGCGTCGACTGGGGAACTACCTCCACGCGACGCCGCTCGTGATCGGACTCCGGAGTCGCGACGAGGATCTCAAACCGGACGTCGTCTACTTCCGTCACGGCGTCCCGGTGTTCAGTCCCGACACCGCGTACAACCTGTTCATCGAGGACGTGCCGCCGCTGATCTACGCCGCACCCGGTGGCCTCTACGTCAACATCGACGGTGACCTGCTGGCCGACGAACGCGAGGACAGGGACTGGAGTCTCGGCCAACTCGCGAACGAACTCGGCGTCTCCAGACGAACCGTCTCCAAGTACGAGGACGGCATGAACGCCTCCGTCGAGGTCGCGATGGCCCTAGAAGAGATGTTCGACTCGGAACTGACGAGCCCCGTCGACGTCCTCGAGGGGGCCGACGACGTCCACGAACCCGAGTCGACGCCCGACGACCCACAGGCCGACCCCGACGACGAACAGGTCGTCGCCGTCCTCACGCGGGCCGGCTACCAGGTCCACCCAACGGTCCGATCGCCGTTCAAGGCCGTCAGCGAGGACGAGGACGACAGCGACGTCGTCCTCACCGGCCACTCGAAGTTCACGAAGGCCGCCGAGAAACGCGCCCGCATCATGAGTTCGATCGGTCGCGTCACCCGGACCCGATCGGTCTACGTGGTCGATCGGGCCAAACAGGAGTCAGTCGACGGCACGGCGCTCGTCGAACGCAACGAACTCGAGGACCTGCGCGACGCGGACGACCTCCGGGACGTCATCCGGGAGCGGTCCGAACGCGAAGAAGCGGCCTGATCGGCGACCCGACCGGTTTCTGGTGACGTGAGACGTTAGCGCCCCGTCTCTTCCGAGTCCGTTCTCATACGGTTTACTGTACGTCAGTTCCACCGCAACCGCGATCCGGGCGGCGGTTGGGCCGGTACGTCGGTACAGCAATCCGTATCAGGCGTAGGTCTCTTCCAGGTACTCGACGATGTCGTCGCTCTCGGCCATCCCCTCGACGCCGTTTGCCTCGTCGGTGATGACCGGGACGCCGGTCTGGCCGCTGACGGTTTCGACCTCGGTCCGTTCGGCGTGCGATCGCGGGACCTCGATCGTGTCGTACTCGAGGTCCAGTTCCTCGAGTTTGGTGCGGACTTTCGCGCAGAACGGGCACCCAGGCAGTTCGTAGAAGGTGATGTCGGCCATGATCGATCGTTGCCACGGAAGCCCTATGAGGCCACCGATCGGCCGTCCCGTTGCCGGTACCTGAGACGGGGACGGCGCGACTCGATCTAGAAGGCGAGCATGCCGGCCGTGGCCGCGAAGTAGGCCGCGAAGTAGACCACGAAGGCGATCGCCAGCACCCACTGGCCGAGCGAGACGTCCTTGGCTTCGCCCATCGACGCCTTGATCAGCGGATAGCTCATGATCCCGGCGGCGAGGCCGTTCGCGATCGAGGTGGTCAGGGGCATGACGGTGATCGTCAGGCCGCTGGAGATCGCCCACGCGGGGTCGCTCCAGTCGATGTCAGCGACGCCCTGGAGCATGATGATCCCGACGACGACGAGCGCGATGTAGGTCGCGTACTGCGGAATCGCGGCCATCAGCGGGACGATCAGCAACGACAGCGCGAACAGCACGCCGACGACGAGTGCGGTGAAGCCGGTGCGGCCGCCCTCCTCGACCCCGGTCGAGGATTCGATGTAGGTGGTGACCGTCGACGTCCCGATCATCGCGCCGACCGTGGTGCCGACCGCGTCGGCCATCAGCGGCCTCTCGATCTCGGGGAGGTCACCCTCCTCGTCGAGGAAGCCGGCGATCTGGGAGACGCCGATGAGCGTCCCCGCGGTGTCGAAGAAGTCCACGAAGAAGAACGTGAACACGACGAGCACGAAGACGAGCGGGTCCTCGGTGATCTGTCCGAGGCCGTCGATGAACCCGGCGATCAGCGGCGTAAAGTCGTACTGGACGCTCGCGATCATCCCGGTGAGTCCGTCCTGGGTGACCTGTTCGTAGCTGTTCCCCGGCGTGAGCACGCCCGGCGCGACCACGCCGGCAAGCGTCAGGATCCAGCCAGCGAGCGCGGTCGTGACGATCCCGATGACGATCGACCCGCGGACGCCGCGGGCCCAGAGCACCAGCGTCAGGGCGAGGCCGGCGAGCGACAGCGCGGCGATCGAACTGGTCGCCACGTTGCCGAGCGTCACCATCGTCGCCTCGTCGGTGACGACGACCTCCATCTCCTGGAGGCCGAGGAAGAGCAGGAAGACGCCGATACCGGCCCCGACGGCGAACTTGACCGGTTCGGGGAAGAGTTCGATGACGTACCGCCGGGCGCCGATCGCCGTCAGGAGGATGAAGATCACACCCTCGACGAAGACGGCCGCGAGCGCCACCTCCCAGGGGACGCCGAGACCGAGGACGACGGTGAACGCGAAGAAGGCGTTCAGCCCCATCCCCGGCGCGAGGCCGAACGGCCGGTTGGCCCAGAACGCCATCACCAGGATCGCCACGACCGACGAGAGGATCGTGGCCACGGCGATCATCTGGAACACCTCCTGGCCGGAGTAGCCCTCGATCTGGATCGCCTCGCTCAGGATCGCCGGGTTGACCACGATGACGTACGACATCGCGAGGAACGTCGTCAGGCCGGCGAGCAGTTCTGTCTCGAGATCGGTCCCGTACTCGTCGAATCCGAAGTACTCTGCGACCCCCATATTGGATGGTCAAGCATACCGATAGCGCTCAGTTAAGTGTTTTCCTCTCAATCCGAACCCGAGTATGCACGTGGGTGGATAGTGTGTGAGTATCACGCTGGGGTCCGAGGCCGAACGAACGTATTTGACCCCGGAGCGTGTACCACGATACCATGAGGTTTGTCATCGTGGGATACGGCCGGGTCGGCTCGCGAACGGCGCGCATTCTCACCGAGGAGGGCCACGACGTCGTCGTCGTCGACGACGACCCGGACCGGATCGAGCGGGCCAGCGAGGCGGGGTTCGACACGGTCCAGGGCGACGGTGCCGACGAGTCGGTCCTCGTCGACGCGGGGATCGAGGACGCGGACGCGATCGGTGCGTTCACGCCGGATCTCAACGCCAACTTCGCGGCCTGCATGGTCGGCACCCACCACGGCTGTCGAACCGTCCTCCGGATCGACGAGGACTACCGCGAGGACATCTACCAGAAGTACGCCGAGGACGTCGACGAGATCGTCTACCCGGAACGGCTCGGCGCGGCCGGTGCCAAGACCGCTATGCTCGGCGGCGACTTCAACGTCGTCGCCGACCTCGCGACGAACCTCCAGTTGACCGTCCTCGAGATCCGCGAGGGGTCGCCCGCCGTCGGCAAGCGGATCAGCGAACTCGACCTGCCCGAAGCCGCGCGGATCTACGCTCACGGGCGCGCACGCGAGTCACTGACGATCCCGCTCCCCGGAACGGAACTCGCGGCCGGCGACGAGGTCGCCATCATCGTCGAGACGGACGAAGCCGAGGCCGTCCGATCGGCACTGTTGCCGGCGAGCGCGTAACTATCGATCGACGTCGACGACCGGTGAGAGGTCCACTGTCCCGTTTCGGTCCGGGTGCCAGGGTCGCCCCGAACGGGGCGGCCCCGGGGACCGAAACGGGCGAGGAAGGGGATGGGAGCAGTTTGGGGGTAGGCGCGCGGACGGGGGGATGAGAGGGTCCGACAGCGCGCCTATCTTCCACTCGCTATGCCAGTAAGTTAAAACTGCGTCAGACGATCGGATGACAGAGGTCAGAGAACACACACGTCGAACGGTTCTCATACGAACTGCTGTAGTCAATTACCGCCGATCGCCGACCCCGTCCTGGTGATCGGCGGTAAATAGTTACAGCAATCCGTATCAGTCGCCGTCGTGGTCCTCGAGTCGGAACACCAGCACGTTCTGGTGGACCATCGAGGGGACGAACGAGAACGGGTAGCCGTAGACGTGGAGATCCTTGGTCGGGTCGTACCAGACGAGGTTCGCCGCGAGGGAAAGCGGCGCGGACGACTCGATCGCCCGTGCGAGGTCCGCCGAGAGGAACTCGTAGGACTGGTCGCGGTACATGTCGCCGATGAAGACCACGACGTGGCCGTCCGGGGCGACCGCGTCGGTGAACCGATCGAACTTGGCCGCCATGTCCGCGAGCCACTCGGCTTTCGTCGCCCCGGTCGACGCCTCGTCGGCCGCGTCGTGATCGAGGCCGGTACCGTCGCCGTCGCCGTCGTCGTCTCCGTCGAACGACCCGAGTTTGCTCTCGCGGGTCCGCCGTTCGTTCCGCGTCTGCTCGAGTTCGTCCATGTGCCAGTAGGGGACGTCCGTGAGCAGGAGGTCGATCGAGTCGTCGGGCACGTCCGCGATCAGGTCGGCACAGTCGCCGTGGCGCATGTCTTGCGGGGCGAGGGGTGACTCCCCGCGGGCGCGACGCTCCTCGTTCTCCCGCTCGACGACGTCCTCGTAGATCTCGACCCAGCGCTC includes:
- a CDS encoding NCS2 family permease gives rise to the protein MGVAEYFGFDEYGTDLETELLAGLTTFLAMSYVIVVNPAILSEAIQIEGYSGQEVFQMIAVATILSSVVAILVMAFWANRPFGLAPGMGLNAFFAFTVVLGLGVPWEVALAAVFVEGVIFILLTAIGARRYVIELFPEPVKFAVGAGIGVFLLFLGLQEMEVVVTDEATMVTLGNVATSSIAALSLAGLALTLVLWARGVRGSIVIGIVTTALAGWILTLAGVVAPGVLTPGNSYEQVTQDGLTGMIASVQYDFTPLIAGFIDGLGQITEDPLVFVLVVFTFFFVDFFDTAGTLIGVSQIAGFLDEEGDLPEIERPLMADAVGTTVGAMIGTSTVTTYIESSTGVEEGGRTGFTALVVGVLFALSLLIVPLMAAIPQYATYIALVVVGIIMLQGVADIDWSDPAWAISSGLTITVMPLTTSIANGLAAGIMSYPLIKASMGEAKDVSLGQWVLAIAFVVYFAAYFAATAGMLAF
- a CDS encoding potassium channel family protein gives rise to the protein MRFVIVGYGRVGSRTARILTEEGHDVVVVDDDPDRIERASEAGFDTVQGDGADESVLVDAGIEDADAIGAFTPDLNANFAACMVGTHHGCRTVLRIDEDYREDIYQKYAEDVDEIVYPERLGAAGAKTAMLGGDFNVVADLATNLQLTVLEIREGSPAVGKRISELDLPEAARIYAHGRARESLTIPLPGTELAAGDEVAIIVETDEAEAVRSALLPASA
- a CDS encoding glutathione S-transferase N-terminal domain-containing protein, which codes for MADITFYELPGCPFCAKVRTKLEELDLEYDTIEVPRSHAERTEVETVSGQTGVPVITDEANGVEGMAESDDIVEYLEETYA
- a CDS encoding DNA methyltransferase, with protein sequence MADDGDRHRQSRLFTDEDGTFDADRARDESLPVEDGEVVDTDALADHQRYVEGRGIYDERNRVNDLTGKEWKYATKSVIAEGYPPDVQHDLRSEHGGQKPPRLCADLIGRFSKAGDTVLDPFAGVGGTLLGASFCEHEGTGLREAIGFERTERWVEIYEDVVERENEERRARGESPLAPQDMRHGDCADLIADVPDDSIDLLLTDVPYWHMDELEQTRNERRTRESKLGSFDGDDDGDGDGTGLDHDAADEASTGATKAEWLADMAAKFDRFTDAVAPDGHVVVFIGDMYRDQSYEFLSADLARAIESSAPLSLAANLVWYDPTKDLHVYGYPFSFVPSMVHQNVLVFRLEDHDGD
- a CDS encoding transcriptional regulator; translation: MSRSALVGNVTAMLADAGFVVSDRCAIRPKSFDIAARRGEDLLLVKILGNIDAFTEATGHEMRRLGNYLHATPLVIGLRSRDEDLKPDVVYFRHGVPVFSPDTAYNLFIEDVPPLIYAAPGGLYVNIDGDLLADEREDRDWSLGQLANELGVSRRTVSKYEDGMNASVEVAMALEEMFDSELTSPVDVLEGADDVHEPESTPDDPQADPDDEQVVAVLTRAGYQVHPTVRSPFKAVSEDEDDSDVVLTGHSKFTKAAEKRARIMSSIGRVTRTRSVYVVDRAKQESVDGTALVERNELEDLRDADDLRDVIRERSEREEAA